The Paucidesulfovibrio gracilis DSM 16080 region GCGTCCCGCAGCACGAGCCGCACCTCGCCGCAGGCCGCCCCCGGGGACGCGGTGACCCCGCCGGAAAGCAGCCTGGCCGCGCCGCGCACGTCTTCGGGCGCCGGACCACGCGCCCGGCTCCGTTCCAATGCGGTGACGGGCCGACTCTGGAGGATCAGCAACTGCCCGGCATGGTCAAAGGCCCATTCCACGTCCTGGGGCTGGCCGAAATGCCGTTCCAGCTCCATGGTCACCCGGGCCAACTCCAGAATTTGTTCCTCGGTGAGCGACGGCTCCCGCGCCAGATCCGGGGGCAATGGTTCGCGGATCACGCCCTCGTCGGCACGGCACACGTAGCGATGGGTTTTTTCCGCCACATGCCGCCCGGTGACGCGCCCTTCCCGGCGATGCACACGAAAGACATCCGCGCCGCCGCCCCCGTCCACCACGGCCCGGGCCAGCCCCCAGGCCGCGTCGATGGTCAGGCTTTCCGAGCCGGGATCCAGGGGATCCACGCTGTAGGCCACGCCCCCGGAACGGGAGCGCACCATTTCCAGGCAACCCACGGCCATGCTTGCGGCGTCGTCGGGAATGCCGCGATGCAGGCGGTAGGCCATGGCCTGGGGGCTGTACTTGGAGGCAACCACCTCCTTGTACACCTCGCAGACGTTTTCCAGCCAGACGTTGAGCACGGTGCGGTATTGCCCGGCAAAGGACGACTCGCCGCCGTCCTCGGCCAGGGAGCTGGAGCGCACGGCCAGCCGAAGTTCCTCGCCGCGTTCCTCGGCCATTTCCTGACAGCGTGTCCGGATTTCGGACGCCACGTCCCCCGGCAGAGGGGCGTTGATGATCCGCTGCTGAATGGCTGAACTGAGGCGTTGCAGTTCGTCCGGCTCCTCATGGGGCATGCCCTGGATCATGGCGTCAATGGACTCCTGCAATCCCTCATGCGCCAAAAACTGGCGCTGGGCGCGGGAGGTGACCACGAATCCGGCGGGTACACGGCATCCCAGTCCCGACGCGATTTCGCCCAGGTTGGCCATTTTGGCTCCGGCCTGGTCGGTGGAGCCTCGGTCGAGGTCGTGCAGACGGACGGTGAGAGGACCATCCTGATCGGCTGGGGAGAGGCCGAGGAGGGTGTTGATCTCTGCACGAATGTCCCCGAACCGCTCCATAAGCCGGGGATGGCGTCCCGGGGCGAGATCGTCGAGGTGGCGAACCAGAGTGAATACCGACGTGCACACGCGGGTGGCGGCGGCACGGATGAAGTGCATTCCAAAAGGACGGAGACCCCGAAGAGCCTCCTCCATTTCCGTCATGGTTTCCAGCGCGGACGAGTTGGCGTTGAGCAACAGCCGGAAGCTGTGGTAGCGGGCCTTGAAATCGGCCTTGAGGTCTTCCAGACGCTCGTCGCCCGGTTCCTCGTCATCCTTGCGCCCCAAGAGGCGTTTGAACAATCCGATCACATCCGGCCCGCTTTCCGCGTCTTGCCGCGCGGTGTTTCAGCAGGCTGCCCAAAACCGGCAATCCTTGTGGTCGCTTCAACGAACTCTTTCCGCGCCCGGGATTCCGCCATTTTGAACAGCCTGCGGTTCATACATTGCCGACGGTCCGTTAGGTCTCCGACTTCTTCCCCTTGGTCATCTGCAATCCGATGCCCTCGGAGAGGAAGAAGATGGCGAATCCCCACCAGAGAGTATAGATCACGTAGAACACCAGGTCGAAGATCAGGGTGCCTGCCTTGGAGGCCGCGCTTTCCGGCTCAATGCCGTAGAAGTTGTATCCCACTTCCACGCCCTTGGAAATGGCGGTCTTGAGGAACAGGGCTTCCTTGTACTTCTTTTGCAGGTTCAGCTCGGTGATGGTGTCCTGCAATACCTTCCACCAAACGTACATGGCCACCTTGGGCGCCATGCCATACTTGGATTCCAGCTCGTCGCCCTTATTGTAGAACATGGCGTCCGAGTCGGCCAGGGCCACGCCCAGGAGCGCGCCGAGGTCCGCGGAATAGGTCAGGCCTTCGGCACCGGGGGTCACCTGCGCACCGCTGTTGCCAAGCACCACCGCGGCCTCGTCGATCATGTCCTTGCTGCCGGCAAGCACGGTGACTTCAATGCTCTCGCCTTCAAAGGCCTTGGCGTCCTCCATGATCTCGGGCAGGTAATAGGTTGATCCCTTGGCGATGGAGTTGAACATGTGGTCCGACGCCTCAAAGGCGTTGTGGCCGTCGCCGAAATGCGGGGTGAACATGTAGCTCAGGACCGCGAAAAAGCTCACGGTCAGGAGCACACCCCAAGTGAAGTGCTTCTTGTCTTGAATCAACATGGATTTATCCCTCCCTCAGCTGACCGATCTTGGTGACGAACGTACCCACGACCCAGACGCCGAAGATGGCAACCACCACGAAGAACACCCAGTTGCCTACAGTTGCAAGCATGGCTCCGGTCCCCGGATCCAGGGAGATGAGCTTCATGTCCGCCAGCTTGCCGGGCAGGGCGAAGAGACGGTTGGTGAAGCCAGCGAGAATGGCCGTGGCGTAAAAGCCGCGGATGTAGATGCCCTTGACCAGCTTGGTGGTCAGCGCGCCCACCTGGATGCCCAGGAGCGAGCCGAGCAACATGCCCATGGCCAGGGTGTAGAAGATAAAGCCGTACACGGCGTACTGACTGATGGCCGCGAAACCCGCGGTGAAGATGATCTGCAGGATGTCGGTTCCCACGGTGGTGAAGGAGCTGACGCCCAGAATGTACACGAACATGGGGAAGGTCAGGAAGCCGCCGCCCACGCCCATGATGGCCGCGACAAAGCCCACGATGGCGCCGCAGATGGCCACGTACAGGGCGGGAATCTTCTTGCCGCCGGGCACGAGGTCTTCATCAAAGGTCAGCAGGGGCGGAATCTTGGAGGCCTGCAAACGCGCGGGCAATCCCTTGGAGGAATCGCCGCCGCTGCCGTGGGCGTCACCGCCGCCGGCCTTCTTCAGCTTGAGGAAGTCCAGCATGGCATAGATGCCCAAAAAGCCGAGCAGCACCACGTAGACCAAAGAGATGAAGGTGTCGGAAAGCACCGGGTTCAGGTTGTAGAGGTAGTGGTTGATGAACCCGCCGCCCACGACGCCCGCAATGGACCCCGCCAGGAAGGCGATGGCCAGCCCCACGGAAACGTTGCCGAGCTTCTTGTGCACCGTGGTACCCATGATGGCCTTGGCAAAGATGTGGAACAGGTCCGTACCCACGGCCAGAATACCCTTGATGCCCGCGCTCATGAGCGCGGGGGTGATGATGAACCCGCCGCCCGCGCCGATGCAGCCGGTGATCAACCCGGCACAAAGGCCGATGAGGATGGAAACCAGGAAGATTTCCGGGGTGTAGAACGCGGGACTGTACGCCTTTTTCCCCCCCAGAATGTCGGGCAGGGTGCTCGGCTCAACGGCCATGGCCACCGAGAACAAAATCGCCGGAAGTGCCACGAGCAGCAGGATGAGCATGCGCTTGCGGCTCTTCAGGATGTTCATGGACGTCTCATAGTCCCAACGGGCGTGGGCCACGGACGCCATGTGCATCATCTTGTACAGCTTTCTCATGATGTTTTGACTCCTCTCCGATAAAAGTCGGTTTTTGCAATACGACTGCAAATTCCCCTTAACGTTTTGCCTGTCAGTCGGGCTGCCTCTGCCGGGTGAGCCGGTCCGAGGTGACCCGTATTTTCCGTTCATGCAGATCCTTGCGCGTATAGGCGTCCTGGATCTTGAAGAGCAATTCGTCGATGTCCATGGGCTTCATCAGGTAGTCGAACGCGCCCAGCTCCATGCCCTGCACCGCGGCGTCCAGGTCGGCGTGGCCCGTAAGCAGAATCACCTCGGTGAGGGGGTGTTCCCGCTTGAGGGTCCGCAGCGTTTCAATGCCGCTCATGCCGGGCATTTTCACGTCCAGCACCACCACGTCCGCCGGGTGTTGGCGTAGGTTCTCCAGGGCGCTCTCGCCGGAGTGGGCCAATTCCGCGGTGAGTCCGCGACGGTGCAGCCGCTTGGAAAGCGTCCGCAAAAACTCGGCCTCGTCGTCCACGAGCAACAACCTGATGGGGTCCATGCGCACCTCACTTGCCCACGGCCTGATGGATTTTGGCCATGAGGTTTTCCAGTTCGCAGGGCTTGAGCAGATAATCAAAAGCCCCGTGTTCCATGCCTTCCCGGGCTGCCTGTTCCGAACCGTGGCCCGTAAGCATGATCACGGGCATTTCCGGAACCATCTTCTTGACGACGCTGAGCAGCTCGATGCCGTCCATGTCTTCCATCTTCAGGTCCACCACGGCCACGTCAAAGTCGTGCTTGCGCAGGATCTGGATGGCCACGGCCCCGGAAAGGGCCGGGGTCACCTGCACATCCCGTCGCTTGAGCCGCTTGCTCATGACGTCCACGAATCCGGCCTCGTCGTCCACGAGGAGCATCCGTATGGTTCCGGCCTGGTTCGACATGCGGTCCTCCCGGCTTGGCTAATCCCCGCGGCGCATGGCAATGCTCTGAGCCCGCGCCTCGAGAATCTTTTCCTCGTGCTGCCGCTTCTTGGTGGCGGCCGCGTCGATCTTTTCCATAAGGACGTCCATGTCGCAGGGCTTCATCAGATAGTCGAAGGCGCCAAGCTTCATGCCGTCGATGGCGGTTTCCACGGTGGCATGACCGGTGAGCATGATCACCTCGGCCAGCGGGAAATCCGTCTTGATGCGCTTGAGCGTTTCCACCCCGTCCATGCCGGGCATCTTCACGTCCAGCACCACCACCTCCAAGTCCGGCTGGGAAGCGAGCACGTCCAGGCATTCCTGCCCGCTGTGCGCGGCGCGCACATCCACATCCCGCCGCTTGAGCCGCTTGGTCATGGCGTCCACAAACGCCTGTTCATCATCCACGAGCAACACAGTGGCGATACTCATGGTTCTCCTCCTCCTTGTTTCCGTTCATTCCGCCTCACGGTCCCGGCACGGCGGGCCCGCTGAAATTCGTCCGCCCTATTCCCGCTCGGAGGCTTCCGCATCGCGCCGCAGGGGCAGCCGGATGTGGAAGGTGGTCCCGACGTCCAACACACTGGAAACGCTGATCTCCCCGCCCATCTTCTGGATGATGCCGTAGCAGATCGAAAGCCCCAGCCCGGTTCCCTTGCCCACGGGCTTGGTGGTGAAGAAGGGATCGAAGATCTTTTGCAGGTTGGCCTTGGGAATGCCCTGGCCCGTATCCGCCACGGAAATGACGGCCTGATGGTTTTCCACGCGGCTGGTGACCTTGAGCTGTCCGCCCTCGTGGTTGTCCATGGCGTCGATGGCGTTGTTGATCAGGTTCAAAAAGACCTGCTGCAATTCCGAAGGGGAAGCCTCGATGGGCGGCAATGTCCCGTCCAGTTCCGTTACGATGTGGACATTGGCGAAACGGGCGCGCTGCTCGGAAAGCGCCGCCATTTCCTCGATCAGGTCATTGATGTGTACCCGCTTCATGGTGGGGTCGATCTTGCGGGCAAAGGAAAGCAGCTTGTGGGTGATTTCCTTGCAACGCCCGCCCTGGGTGCGGATCTGGCTCAGGGCGCGGAGCACCTCGTCCGCGTCCTTGCTGCCGCGCAGGTCTTCCTCTTCCATGAGATCCTGAATCCAGCCCGCTTCCTCCACCATGATGGCCACGGGGTTGTTGATCTCATGGGCAATGCCCGCGGCCAGCTCGCCCAAAGACGCCAGCTTGCCCGCCTCAATGACCTGCTCATTCATCATTTCCTTTTGCTGGTCCGTTTCCACCACCGTGTTCAGGATGCGCTTGGAGAGCACAAAGGCCATGAACATGATGGCCAGGGCGCTGAGGGTCACGCCCACCAGGGCGAAGTTGCGCGCCCGCAAAAAGAGCCGGAAGGCGTCGTCCTGGCTCTGCTGGAGCACCAGCAGCCAGTCGCCGTTCTTCAGGGAGGCGGTCACGTACACCGTGTCCTCGCCCGTGGACGGATCCTCGGCCAGACGCACATGGGGCTTGGACTGGCCAAAGCGGTGGGTCCGCAAATCC contains the following coding sequences:
- a CDS encoding PEP/pyruvate-binding domain-containing protein, producing the protein MIGLFKRLLGRKDDEEPGDERLEDLKADFKARYHSFRLLLNANSSALETMTEMEEALRGLRPFGMHFIRAAATRVCTSVFTLVRHLDDLAPGRHPRLMERFGDIRAEINTLLGLSPADQDGPLTVRLHDLDRGSTDQAGAKMANLGEIASGLGCRVPAGFVVTSRAQRQFLAHEGLQESIDAMIQGMPHEEPDELQRLSSAIQQRIINAPLPGDVASEIRTRCQEMAEERGEELRLAVRSSSLAEDGGESSFAGQYRTVLNVWLENVCEVYKEVVASKYSPQAMAYRLHRGIPDDAASMAVGCLEMVRSRSGGVAYSVDPLDPGSESLTIDAAWGLARAVVDGGGGADVFRVHRREGRVTGRHVAEKTHRYVCRADEGVIREPLPPDLAREPSLTEEQILELARVTMELERHFGQPQDVEWAFDHAGQLLILQSRPVTALERSRARGPAPEDVRGAARLLSGGVTASPGAACGEVRLVLRDADALSFPKGAILVLRQPLPRRAVLLSRASAVIAEEGGAAGHLANVAREFGIPAVFGLQDALRKLRNGQLVTLDADRGAVYDGRCEVLLRRAAPQRTLMEGTLVHERLRQVAELILPLNLLAPEDVDFRVRNCKTLHDITRFCHQKAVEEMFSLSKGDGFPERAAKQLVTPQSPMQFWIINLDDGFRKEVRDPTVRLSNIRSVPMLALWTGMMAIPWEGPPPVNAGGFLSVMFEATMNPHLDPASDTKYRVRNYFMISHNFCSLQSRFGFHFCLVEALVSERHTQNYVAFRFKGGAADSMRRTARARFVADILERFDFRCDIREDSLTARVKDAGREFMEERLKVLGYMVIHTRQIDMIMADPPAVARARRKMLADLREIVPGISDSSE
- a CDS encoding sulfite exporter TauE/SafE family protein codes for the protein MRKLYKMMHMASVAHARWDYETSMNILKSRKRMLILLLVALPAILFSVAMAVEPSTLPDILGGKKAYSPAFYTPEIFLVSILIGLCAGLITGCIGAGGGFIITPALMSAGIKGILAVGTDLFHIFAKAIMGTTVHKKLGNVSVGLAIAFLAGSIAGVVGGGFINHYLYNLNPVLSDTFISLVYVVLLGFLGIYAMLDFLKLKKAGGGDAHGSGGDSSKGLPARLQASKIPPLLTFDEDLVPGGKKIPALYVAICGAIVGFVAAIMGVGGGFLTFPMFVYILGVSSFTTVGTDILQIIFTAGFAAISQYAVYGFIFYTLAMGMLLGSLLGIQVGALTTKLVKGIYIRGFYATAILAGFTNRLFALPGKLADMKLISLDPGTGAMLATVGNWVFFVVVAIFGVWVVGTFVTKIGQLREG
- a CDS encoding response regulator produces the protein MDPIRLLLVDDEAEFLRTLSKRLHRRGLTAELAHSGESALENLRQHPADVVVLDVKMPGMSGIETLRTLKREHPLTEVILLTGHADLDAAVQGMELGAFDYLMKPMDIDELLFKIQDAYTRKDLHERKIRVTSDRLTRQRQPD
- a CDS encoding response regulator; this encodes MSNQAGTIRMLLVDDEAGFVDVMSKRLKRRDVQVTPALSGAVAIQILRKHDFDVAVVDLKMEDMDGIELLSVVKKMVPEMPVIMLTGHGSEQAAREGMEHGAFDYLLKPCELENLMAKIHQAVGK
- a CDS encoding response regulator; this encodes MSIATVLLVDDEQAFVDAMTKRLKRRDVDVRAAHSGQECLDVLASQPDLEVVVLDVKMPGMDGVETLKRIKTDFPLAEVIMLTGHATVETAIDGMKLGAFDYLMKPCDMDVLMEKIDAAATKKRQHEEKILEARAQSIAMRRGD
- a CDS encoding sensor histidine kinase encodes the protein MTDKSYYSQLRRSIIGTIVVVSLTPLIVLAALGGYQFHSAYKQKMLAHMEQLVFGHQQSIDAFLSGKLAEIRVLTDVAGFDKVRDDAGLADLLQSLQERHDGVFVDLGLVNAQGTQVAYSGPFRLGRADYAHALWFQETMQREYYISDVFLGLRGLPHFIVAVKHSWQGQEYILRSTIDFVAFNRLVENIRIGETGLAYIVSRGGEFQTKPRRTMSMTPDFLNEVLTPEQDLRTHRFGQSKPHVRLAEDPSTGEDTVYVTASLKNGDWLLVLQQSQDDAFRLFLRARNFALVGVTLSALAIMFMAFVLSKRILNTVVETDQQKEMMNEQVIEAGKLASLGELAAGIAHEINNPVAIMVEEAGWIQDLMEEEDLRGSKDADEVLRALSQIRTQGGRCKEITHKLLSFARKIDPTMKRVHINDLIEEMAALSEQRARFANVHIVTELDGTLPPIEASPSELQQVFLNLINNAIDAMDNHEGGQLKVTSRVENHQAVISVADTGQGIPKANLQKIFDPFFTTKPVGKGTGLGLSICYGIIQKMGGEISVSSVLDVGTTFHIRLPLRRDAEASERE